The Rhodoferax ferrireducens T118 DNA segment GCGTAATAGGGATGGCTGCGCGCCTGCCGCTGCGCGATGCGGCCCTGGTCAACAGTATGCTGGCGCACGGTCTCGACTATGACGACACTCACACCGCCGGGGTCATTCACCTGACCGTCAGCACCTTCCCGGTGGCACTCGCCATGGCAGCGCGTAGCGACGCGACCGGTGCGGCGCTGCTGACTGCGTACATTGCGGGCATTGAGACGGGCGCGCGCATTGCGAGCGTCGCCAAGGGCGGCTTTCACCGCGCGGGCTTTCATCCGACAAGCCTTGTCGGAACCTTCGCCTGCACACTCGTAGCCGGCAAACTTCTAGGCCTTTCACCGGATGGGCTCGCCGATGCGCAGGGCATTGCCTTGTCCCTGGCGAGCGGCAGCCTGCAATTTCTGGAAGACGGGTCGTGGACCAAGCGCTTGCATCCAGGCTGGGCAGCCTCCGCTGGAATCACTGCGGCGAGCTACGCGCAGTCGCAGATACCGGCGCCGCACGCTGCCTACGAAGGCCGCTATGGACTGTTTCGAACCCACCTGCCGCCGGACCTGCTGGCCGCCTGCGATGAGTCGCTCGCGACCGCCGGCCTGATGCAACAGTGGGAGCTTGAGCAGGTCGCAGTCAAGCCTTTTCCTGCTTGTCATCTGTTGCACGGTTGTGCTGACGCGGCCATCGCCTTGCATCGCGAAGGCGTTGATCCGCAGCGGATCCGCCGCATCCGTGGGCTGGTGCCTGCTGGCGTGGTCCAGGTGGTCTGCGAACCAATGCAGGCCAAGCGCCGTCCGGTCAGCGACTACGACGCGAAATTCAGCATGCCTTATGCCGTGGCTTGTGGTCTCCTGCGAGGGCGCTTCGCGCTGGACGACCTCAACGCCGAGGCCATCGCCGACAGCGCCATACAAGCCCTAATGGATCTCGTTGAATACGCGGTCGACGAAGCATCGACCTATCCGCGCCACTACACGGGGGAGGTCATCGTAGAACTCGACGATGGCAGCACACGCCGCCATCGCGTGGCGATCAACCGCGGCAACGCTGAACGTCCGATCACTGGCGCTGACATCGAATCCAAATTCTTTGAGAACTTCACGCGTACGGCCACTCATGAGCAGGCGCAGCAGGTGCTTGACGCGGTCCTGCATCTCGACACCCTGCCCAGCGCCGCGCGCTTCGAATCACTTCTGACTCTTCAATAGGAAACCCATGCAAGCAACCGCTTCACCACGCCCGCTACCGCTCGCCGGCTTGCGCATTCTTGCTGTCGAACAGTACGGTGCCGGCCCGTTCGGCACATCATACCTGGCGGATCTCGGCGCTGAAGTGATCAAGATAGAGAATCACAAGGAAGGCGGCGATATTGGCCGCTCGGTGGGCCCCCACTATTTTGGTCCTGGCGACAGCCAGTTCTTCCAGACCTTCAACCGCAACAAGAAAAGCATAACGCTCGATCTAAAGCACCCGAAGGGGATAGAGGCATTTCGGGCTCTGGTGAAGGAAGCTGACGCGGTCCTCGACAACCTACGTGGCGATCACCCTGAGAAGCTAGGCCTGACCTACGCGGATCTGTGTGAGATCAATCCGCGCATCATCTGCGCTCACCTATCGGCATACGGGCGAGACGGTTCCCGCAAGGCCTGGCCAGGCTATGACTACCTGATGCAGGCCGAAGCGGGGCACATGTCGCTCACCGGCGAGCCTGACGGGCCACCGACCCGCTACGGACTTTCGATCGTCGACCTGATGACGGGGCTGGCGGCCTCATTCGCGCTACTAGCTGGCGTCGTAAGTGCCCGCGACACAGGTGTCGGCATGGATGTTGACACCTCACTCTTCGACGTGGCACTGCACAACTTGAACTATCCTGGCACCTGGTTTCTTAACGGCGGCACCGTCACCGGCCGTGGCGAACGCTCGACCCATCCGAGCCTGACGCCGAGCCAGCTTTATCGATCGCAGGACGGCTGGGTATTCATTATGTGCAACAAGGAAAAGTTCTGGACCATCCTCGCTGACGAACTCGGACATCCTGAATGGAAAGTGGA contains these protein-coding regions:
- a CDS encoding CaiB/BaiF CoA transferase family protein; this encodes MQATASPRPLPLAGLRILAVEQYGAGPFGTSYLADLGAEVIKIENHKEGGDIGRSVGPHYFGPGDSQFFQTFNRNKKSITLDLKHPKGIEAFRALVKEADAVLDNLRGDHPEKLGLTYADLCEINPRIICAHLSAYGRDGSRKAWPGYDYLMQAEAGHMSLTGEPDGPPTRYGLSIVDLMTGLAASFALLAGVVSARDTGVGMDVDTSLFDVALHNLNYPGTWFLNGGTVTGRGERSTHPSLTPSQLYRSQDGWVFIMCNKEKFWTILADELGHPEWKVDPELCNFAVRLANRPRVTQLLDTAFSRRPTEEWIRLLAGKVPISPVYDVAQALSTPFVSERDSVLDFRYEDGHTARMIANPIRINGVDLPTNAAPAMGAHTYSLLHEVGYSDEQIAVLQAEGAIGELPMYSA
- a CDS encoding MmgE/PrpD family protein codes for the protein MSSPSEGPRPMHDSTMKHEAQEQTVSEQIGAFVEKLTLDRVPAAIVERAKYLILDAVGCAVAAREEPFALTMSAAAAQLSGDGPRGVIGMAARLPLRDAALVNSMLAHGLDYDDTHTAGVIHLTVSTFPVALAMAARSDATGAALLTAYIAGIETGARIASVAKGGFHRAGFHPTSLVGTFACTLVAGKLLGLSPDGLADAQGIALSLASGSLQFLEDGSWTKRLHPGWAASAGITAASYAQSQIPAPHAAYEGRYGLFRTHLPPDLLAACDESLATAGLMQQWELEQVAVKPFPACHLLHGCADAAIALHREGVDPQRIRRIRGLVPAGVVQVVCEPMQAKRRPVSDYDAKFSMPYAVACGLLRGRFALDDLNAEAIADSAIQALMDLVEYAVDEASTYPRHYTGEVIVELDDGSTRRHRVAINRGNAERPITGADIESKFFENFTRTATHEQAQQVLDAVLHLDTLPSAARFESLLTLQ